One genomic region from Candidatus Polarisedimenticolia bacterium encodes:
- a CDS encoding LamG-like jellyroll fold domain-containing protein gives AHTAPLSGLSPAVTYHYRVKSRDAAGNLAVSGDFTFLTPAAPPPPSDSEPVGAWPLSEGSGTLASDASGNSFNGALAGGPTWIAGRIGPGLSLDGADDYVAIPHAPALDPYPITVAAWLRTTATGLHGVVNKYVPGSLNGYQIFLNGGSLCAWYFRDAANYVWDGTSCTLATPGFNDGQWHHVALVVDAAGARLYVDGAQKAARAWTGTAGPSTTTAELALGRYPSIATPYLPGAIDEVRVYNRALSASEIAGLMGLDTTPPILSAVAASSLSDTGATITWTTNEPADTQVEYGSTSAYGSSTSLNGSLLTNHSQSLGGLVPSTLYHYRVKSRDAAGNLAVSPDFSFTTPAALSPGKHKGRPVASWQFSEPAGTVAADSSGNGFDGTLVAGPARTSGPIGPGLAFDGADDYVDVPHADALDPYPVTVAAWLKTGATGLHGVVNKYLPGSLNGYQIFLNRGTLCAWYFRDASDFVWDGTSCTLATPGYSDGRWHHVAFVVDPSGGRLFVDGEQRAARAWTGAAGPATTTASLSLGRYPGTAAPFLPGALDDVRIYDRALGADEVMALYNPNVGLLGSWSFSEPGGESADDSSGLGFNGTILGDPARIAGAVGAALSFDGLNDSVEVPQASVLDPLPLTLAAWIRTDSAGLHGLINKYLPSSFNGYQIFVSGGSLCAWYFRDAANFVWDGGECGLRVPGFADGAWHHVAFVVDARGGRLYVDGVEKAARAWTGTAGPATTPAGVVFARYPAVASSNLRGDLDEVRLYGRALSEDQIADLREGSIPVL, from the coding sequence TCGCCCACACGGCGCCGCTCTCGGGTCTCTCTCCGGCCGTCACCTACCACTACCGCGTGAAGTCCAGGGACGCCGCCGGCAACCTGGCCGTGTCGGGAGACTTCACCTTCCTGACACCGGCCGCGCCGCCGCCCCCCTCCGACTCCGAACCGGTCGGCGCCTGGCCCCTGTCCGAAGGGAGCGGGACGCTGGCCTCCGACGCCTCCGGCAACAGCTTCAACGGCGCCCTCGCCGGCGGCCCGACATGGATCGCAGGCCGGATCGGGCCGGGGCTGTCGCTCGATGGCGCGGACGACTACGTGGCGATTCCCCACGCTCCCGCCCTCGACCCGTATCCCATCACGGTCGCCGCCTGGCTCAGGACCACCGCCACGGGACTGCACGGAGTGGTCAACAAGTACGTCCCCGGCTCCCTGAATGGCTACCAGATCTTCCTGAACGGCGGCAGCCTCTGCGCCTGGTACTTCAGGGACGCGGCGAACTACGTCTGGGACGGCACCAGCTGCACCCTGGCGACCCCGGGGTTCAACGACGGCCAGTGGCACCACGTGGCGCTGGTGGTCGACGCCGCCGGCGCCCGACTGTACGTGGACGGCGCCCAGAAGGCGGCGCGCGCCTGGACCGGGACGGCCGGCCCCTCCACCACGACGGCGGAGCTCGCCCTCGGTCGCTACCCCTCCATCGCCACTCCGTACCTCCCGGGCGCCATCGACGAGGTCCGGGTCTACAACCGCGCCCTGAGCGCGAGCGAGATCGCCGGCCTGATGGGCCTCGACACCACGCCTCCGATCCTCTCCGCGGTGGCCGCCTCCAGCCTGTCCGACACGGGGGCGACCATCACCTGGACGACCAACGAGCCGGCTGACACGCAGGTCGAATACGGCTCGACGAGCGCCTACGGCTCCTCCACCTCCCTGAACGGATCGCTCCTGACGAACCATTCCCAGAGCCTGGGGGGCCTCGTCCCGAGCACCCTGTATCACTATCGCGTGAAGTCGCGCGACGCCGCCGGGAACCTGGCCGTCTCGCCAGATTTCTCCTTCACGACCCCGGCCGCTTTGTCTCCCGGAAAGCACAAGGGGCGGCCCGTGGCCTCCTGGCAGTTCTCCGAGCCCGCCGGTACGGTGGCTGCCGACTCCTCGGGCAACGGGTTCGACGGCACCCTCGTGGCCGGGCCCGCCCGGACCTCAGGCCCGATCGGCCCGGGCCTTGCGTTCGACGGCGCGGACGATTACGTCGACGTGCCGCATGCCGACGCGCTCGACCCCTACCCGGTCACGGTCGCGGCGTGGCTCAAGACCGGCGCGACCGGCCTGCACGGCGTGGTCAACAAGTACCTGCCCGGCTCTCTCAACGGCTATCAGATCTTCCTGAACCGCGGCACTCTCTGCGCCTGGTACTTCCGGGACGCCTCGGACTTCGTCTGGGACGGGACGAGCTGCACCCTGGCGACACCGGGATATTCCGACGGCCGGTGGCACCACGTGGCGTTCGTCGTGGACCCGTCGGGGGGGCGTCTGTTCGTGGACGGGGAACAGAGGGCGGCGCGCGCCTGGACCGGCGCGGCCGGGCCCGCCACCACGACCGCGAGCCTCAGCCTCGGACGCTACCCCGGAACCGCCGCGCCCTTTCTTCCGGGCGCACTGGACGACGTGCGCATCTACGACCGGGCGCTCGGCGCCGACGAGGTGATGGCGCTCTACAATCCCAACGTCGGCCTGCTCGGCTCGTGGTCCTTCTCGGAGCCGGGGGGCGAGTCGGCGGACGACTCGTCAGGCCTTGGATTCAACGGCACGATCCTCGGAGACCCGGCCCGGATCGCCGGCGCGGTCGGGGCGGCCCTTTCCTTCGACGGCCTGAACGATTCCGTCGAGGTTCCCCAAGCCTCCGTACTCGACCCGTTGCCGCTCACGTTGGCGGCCTGGATCAGGACGGACTCGGCTGGCCTGCACGGATTGATCAACAAGTACCTTCCCTCGTCCTTCAACGGTTACCAGATCTTCGTGAGTGGCGGCAGCCTGTGCGCCTGGTACTTCAGGGACGCGGCGAACTTCGTCTGGGACGGCGGCGAGTGCGGGTTGAGGGTCCCCGGGTTCGCCGACGGCGCGTGGCACCACGTGGCGTTCGTGGTGGACGCGCGGGGCGGACGGCTTTACGTGGACGGCGTCGAGAAGGCCGCGCGCGCCTGGACCGGGACGGCAGGGCCCGCCACGACGCCGGCCGGCGTGGTGTTCGCGCGCTATCCGGCGGTGGCCTCGTCCAACCTGCGCGGCGACCTGGACGAGGTGCGCCTCTACGGGCGCGCCCTCAGCGAGGACCAGATCGCGGATCTCCGGGAGGGATCGATTCCCGTCCTCTGA
- a CDS encoding trypsin-like peptidase domain-containing protein — MPRRLSLVSEDGSAHPAEGARSGDESARVTRPDDAALLDEYSRTVVRVVEEIGPAVVNIDVYKKARMGRAGGSAARERGAPAEEREVRAGTGSGFIFTPDGFILTNSHVVSGAARVAVTLNDGRRLAAQIVGDDPNTDLAVVRVHAPGLHAARLGESRSLRPGQLVVAIGNPLGFQCTVTAGVVSALGRSLRAGSGRLIDNVIQTDAPLNPGNSGGPLLNSAGEVIGVNTAVILPAQGICFAIAIDTVKFVAGRLIKDGAIRRAFIGVAGQDVPLHRRLVRFHALPNESAVLVSAVEPGSPARTAGLLEGDLIVAYEDLPVTGVDDLHRILTDARVGARSRMTILRGADRLELDIVPREAPRP, encoded by the coding sequence ATGCCTCGACGACTTTCCCTGGTATCCGAGGACGGATCCGCGCATCCCGCGGAGGGAGCCCGTTCCGGGGACGAATCCGCCCGGGTCACCCGCCCGGACGATGCGGCCCTTCTCGACGAGTACTCGCGCACGGTCGTCCGGGTCGTGGAGGAGATCGGCCCGGCGGTCGTCAACATCGACGTCTACAAAAAGGCGCGGATGGGCCGCGCGGGGGGCAGCGCTGCCCGGGAGCGCGGGGCGCCCGCGGAGGAGCGCGAGGTGCGCGCCGGCACCGGGTCGGGGTTCATCTTCACCCCCGACGGCTTCATCCTGACGAACAGCCACGTGGTGAGCGGGGCGGCGCGCGTAGCCGTCACGCTCAACGACGGCCGGCGCCTGGCCGCCCAGATCGTGGGGGACGACCCGAACACCGACCTGGCGGTCGTTCGCGTCCATGCTCCCGGCCTGCACGCCGCCCGTCTCGGCGAGTCGCGCTCCCTGCGACCGGGGCAGCTGGTCGTCGCCATCGGCAATCCGCTCGGCTTCCAGTGCACCGTGACGGCCGGGGTCGTGAGCGCGCTGGGCCGGTCGTTGCGCGCCGGTTCCGGCCGGCTGATCGACAACGTCATCCAGACCGACGCGCCTTTGAACCCGGGGAACTCGGGCGGGCCGCTGCTCAATTCGGCCGGCGAGGTGATCGGCGTCAACACCGCGGTCATCCTTCCGGCGCAGGGGATCTGCTTCGCCATCGCCATCGACACGGTGAAGTTCGTCGCCGGCAGGCTGATCAAGGACGGAGCGATACGGCGCGCCTTCATCGGCGTGGCCGGGCAGGACGTGCCGCTCCATCGCCGCCTGGTGCGCTTCCACGCCCTGCCGAACGAGAGCGCCGTCCTGGTCTCCGCGGTCGAGCCCGGAAGCCCGGCCCGGACGGCCGGTCTCCTCGAGGGGGACCTCATCGTGGCCTACGAAGACCTGCCGGTCACGGGGGTCGACGACCTGCACCGGATCCTGACCGACGCGCGTGTCGGGGCGCGCTCGCGGATGACGATCCTGCGCGGCGCGGACCGGCTGGAGCTCGACATCGTCCCCCGGGAGGCCCCGCGCCCCTAG
- a CDS encoding MBL fold metallo-hydrolase produces MARPADRLPDNAAGEFYVDRSCIDCDTCTRVAPGLFAPADDHSFVARQPRSPAERLRALMALVSCPTASIGTTPRADVSPAIASFPEPVAEDIFFLGFTSERSFGAWSYLVRRPQGNVIVDSPRAAAPLMKRLEAMGGARTLFLTHRDDVADHAVLRRRFGCERILHADDVTAETRGVETKLQGGDPVRLADDLVAIPVPGHTRGHTVLLYRDAILFTGDHLAWSPARAGLVAFRDACWYSWTEQIRSMERLLEFRFEWVLPGHGWWWRAPSAGAMRLELERCIAWMRS; encoded by the coding sequence ATGGCCAGGCCCGCGGACAGGCTGCCGGACAACGCCGCCGGCGAGTTCTACGTCGATCGATCCTGCATCGACTGCGACACCTGCACCCGCGTGGCGCCCGGCCTGTTCGCCCCCGCGGACGATCATTCGTTCGTCGCCCGCCAGCCGCGAAGCCCCGCGGAGCGGCTGCGCGCCCTCATGGCGCTCGTCTCCTGCCCGACCGCCTCGATCGGCACGACGCCGCGCGCCGACGTCTCGCCGGCCATCGCCTCCTTTCCCGAGCCGGTCGCCGAGGACATCTTCTTTCTCGGCTTCACCTCGGAACGGTCGTTCGGGGCCTGGAGCTATCTCGTCCGGCGCCCGCAGGGAAACGTGATCGTCGACTCCCCCCGCGCCGCGGCCCCCCTGATGAAGCGCCTCGAGGCGATGGGTGGAGCCCGCACCCTGTTCCTGACGCATCGCGACGACGTCGCGGATCACGCGGTGCTCCGCCGGCGGTTCGGCTGCGAGCGCATCCTGCACGCCGACGACGTGACCGCGGAGACGCGCGGCGTCGAGACGAAGCTTCAGGGGGGCGATCCGGTGCGCCTGGCCGACGACCTCGTGGCGATCCCGGTGCCGGGCCACACCCGCGGCCACACGGTCCTGCTCTACCGCGACGCCATCCTGTTCACCGGCGATCACCTCGCCTGGTCGCCGGCGCGCGCGGGACTGGTCGCCTTCCGGGACGCCTGCTGGTATTCCTGGACCGAGCAGATCCGCTCGATGGAGCGCCTCCTCGAGTTCCGCTTCGAGTGGGTCCTTCCGGGTCACGGATGGTGGTGGCGCGCGCCGTCCGCCGGGGCGATGCGCCTGGAGCTCGAGCGCTGCATCGCCTGGATGCGCTCCTAG
- a CDS encoding efflux RND transporter permease subunit, with the protein MKLTDLFIKRPVLAIVVNLIILIAGLQSIRTLAVRQYPRSDIAVINVTTAYVGASASLVRGFITTPLERVIASADGIDYLESSSAQGVSTITVHLKLNYDTNAALTQIQAKVAQVRNTLPPEAEAPIIDLQTADAQIAAMYLGFASDMLDQNQITDYLTRVVQPKLSAISGVQRADILGDRTFAMRVWLKPDRMAALGIAPSEVRDVLAKNNYLSALGRTKGSMVSVNLIANTDLKTAAEFSQIVVKEEKGVVVRLGEIADVVLGAENYDTDVRFGGQTATFMGVWVLPTSNSLDVVKRVRAAFPEIQAQVPAGMKAAICYDSTVYIENAIDEVLKTLSETLLIVIIVIFLFLGSFRAVLIPVIAIPISLVGAVFLMLVAGFSVNLLTLLAIVLSVGLVVDDAIVMVENVERHLRSGQRPLNAALHAARELVGPIIAMTITLAAVYTPVGIQGGLTGTLFREFAFTLAGAVLISGIVALTLSPMMGSKLLHQGDTERGFAGVVNRRFESLRALYTRLLSRTLEYRPVVLVLWVIVVLLMAPLYMFSQQELAPVEDQGFVFAIIQGAANATLEQTMLFATKVSEVFGSFPESDITFQITNPGGGFGGMVLKPWSQRKKSAPQLQMEAAAQLAKIPGVRMIPLNPPPLPGSQGFPVEFVVGSTGEPAQIAELAGQLVGKAYASGMFMYADTDVKFDQPQAEVVFNRDQMRSQGVDMSQAGADLSTLLGGNYVNRFSIQGRSYKVIPMIKRADRLTPDQLKDIYITGPQGRLVPLSTFATLKTSTEPRELKRFQQLNAVRIQGALAPGATLDKALRFLEDESKTLLPAGYSVDYAGESRQLRTEGRKFLGVFVLSAILIYLVLAAQFESFRDPFIILAGSVPLALSGALLFSFLGLTTLNIYSQVGLITLVGLISKNGILIVEFANKLQERGRMPLQAVIEAASTRLRPVLMTTAATVVGHLPLVFARGPGAGARNSIGIMLVTGMIIGTAFTLFVVPSIYVLVARRHAHAPSLDEEDSEREPRLEAAAI; encoded by the coding sequence ATGAAGCTCACCGACCTGTTCATCAAGCGGCCGGTCCTGGCGATCGTGGTCAACCTGATCATCCTGATCGCCGGTCTGCAGTCGATCCGCACCCTGGCGGTGCGCCAGTACCCGCGCAGCGACATCGCGGTGATCAACGTCACGACGGCCTACGTCGGCGCCAGCGCCTCCCTGGTGCGCGGCTTCATCACGACGCCCCTCGAGCGGGTCATCGCCAGCGCCGACGGCATCGACTACCTCGAGTCGTCCAGCGCGCAGGGGGTCAGCACCATCACCGTGCACCTGAAGCTGAACTACGACACCAACGCCGCGCTGACCCAGATCCAGGCGAAGGTGGCGCAGGTCCGCAACACCCTGCCGCCCGAGGCGGAGGCGCCGATCATCGACCTGCAGACCGCCGACGCCCAGATCGCGGCCATGTACCTCGGCTTCGCCTCCGATATGCTCGATCAGAACCAGATCACCGACTACCTGACCCGGGTCGTGCAGCCGAAGCTCAGCGCCATCAGCGGCGTGCAGCGGGCAGACATCCTCGGCGACCGCACCTTCGCCATGCGGGTCTGGCTGAAGCCCGACAGGATGGCGGCGCTGGGGATCGCGCCATCCGAAGTGCGCGACGTCCTGGCGAAGAACAACTACCTGTCGGCCCTCGGCCGGACCAAGGGCTCGATGGTGTCGGTGAACCTGATCGCCAACACCGATCTCAAGACGGCCGCGGAGTTCAGCCAGATCGTCGTGAAGGAGGAGAAGGGGGTCGTCGTCCGGCTGGGGGAGATCGCCGACGTCGTGCTGGGTGCGGAGAACTACGACACCGACGTGCGCTTCGGCGGCCAGACCGCCACGTTCATGGGGGTGTGGGTCCTGCCGACCTCGAACTCGCTGGACGTGGTCAAGCGCGTGCGCGCGGCGTTCCCGGAGATCCAGGCGCAGGTGCCGGCCGGGATGAAGGCGGCCATCTGCTACGACTCCACCGTCTACATCGAGAACGCCATCGACGAGGTCCTCAAGACCCTGAGCGAGACGCTGCTCATCGTCATCATCGTGATCTTCCTGTTCCTCGGGTCGTTCCGCGCCGTCCTCATCCCGGTCATCGCCATCCCGATTTCGCTCGTCGGCGCCGTCTTCCTGATGCTCGTCGCCGGCTTCTCGGTCAACCTCCTGACCCTCCTGGCGATCGTCCTGTCGGTCGGCCTGGTGGTCGACGACGCCATCGTCATGGTGGAGAACGTCGAGCGGCACCTGCGATCCGGCCAGCGGCCGCTGAACGCCGCCCTGCACGCCGCCCGCGAGCTGGTCGGCCCGATCATCGCCATGACCATCACCCTCGCGGCGGTCTACACCCCGGTCGGAATCCAGGGGGGGCTCACCGGGACGCTGTTCCGGGAGTTCGCCTTCACTCTCGCGGGGGCCGTCCTGATCTCCGGCATCGTGGCGCTGACGCTGTCGCCGATGATGGGCTCGAAGCTCCTGCACCAGGGGGACACCGAGCGCGGCTTCGCCGGCGTCGTCAACCGCCGCTTCGAGTCCCTGCGCGCCCTCTACACGCGGCTCCTGTCGCGCACCCTGGAGTATCGGCCGGTCGTCCTGGTCCTGTGGGTGATCGTCGTGCTGCTCATGGCGCCGCTCTACATGTTCTCGCAGCAGGAGCTCGCCCCGGTGGAGGACCAGGGGTTCGTGTTCGCCATCATCCAGGGGGCCGCCAACGCGACCCTCGAGCAGACGATGCTGTTCGCCACCAAGGTCAGCGAAGTCTTCGGGTCGTTCCCGGAGAGCGACATCACCTTCCAGATCACCAACCCCGGCGGGGGGTTCGGCGGCATGGTCCTCAAGCCCTGGAGCCAGAGGAAGAAGTCGGCCCCCCAGCTGCAGATGGAGGCGGCCGCCCAGCTGGCCAAGATCCCCGGCGTGCGCATGATCCCCCTGAACCCGCCGCCGCTGCCCGGGAGCCAGGGGTTCCCCGTCGAGTTCGTGGTCGGATCGACCGGCGAGCCGGCGCAGATCGCCGAGCTGGCCGGCCAGCTGGTCGGGAAGGCCTATGCCAGCGGCATGTTCATGTACGCCGACACCGACGTGAAGTTCGACCAGCCGCAGGCGGAGGTGGTGTTCAACCGTGACCAGATGCGCTCGCAGGGGGTCGACATGAGCCAGGCGGGGGCCGACCTGTCGACGCTTCTGGGCGGGAACTACGTCAACCGCTTCAGCATCCAGGGGCGCAGCTACAAGGTCATACCGATGATCAAGCGGGCCGACCGCCTGACCCCCGATCAGCTGAAGGACATCTACATCACCGGCCCCCAGGGGCGCCTGGTGCCACTGTCGACCTTCGCCACGCTCAAGACCTCGACCGAGCCACGCGAGCTGAAGCGCTTCCAGCAGCTCAACGCCGTGCGCATCCAGGGGGCCCTCGCACCGGGCGCGACGCTCGACAAGGCGCTGCGCTTCCTCGAGGACGAATCGAAGACGCTGCTGCCGGCGGGTTACAGCGTCGACTACGCCGGGGAGTCGCGGCAGCTGCGCACCGAGGGGAGGAAGTTCCTCGGTGTCTTCGTCCTGTCGGCGATCCTGATCTACCTGGTCCTGGCGGCCCAGTTCGAGAGCTTCCGCGATCCGTTCATCATCCTGGCCGGCTCGGTGCCGCTGGCGCTGTCCGGGGCGCTGCTGTTCTCGTTTCTCGGGTTGACGACCCTGAACATCTACAGCCAGGTCGGCCTGATCACCCTGGTCGGGCTGATCTCGAAGAACGGCATCCTGATCGTGGAGTTCGCCAACAAGCTGCAGGAGCGAGGCAGGATGCCGCTTCAGGCGGTGATCGAGGCGGCCAGCACCCGGCTGCGCCCGGTCCTGATGACGACCGCGGCGACCGTGGTCGGCCACCTGCCGCTGGTCTTCGCGCGGGGCCCCGGCGCCGGAGCGCGCAACAGCATCGGCATCATGCTGGTCACCGGCATGATCATCGGGACCGCCTTCACCCTGTTCGTCGTCCCGTCCATCTACGTGCTGGTGGCCCGCCGGCACGCCCACGCCCCCTCGCTGGACGAGGAAGATTCCGAGCGGGAGCCCCGTCTCGAGGCGGCCGCGATCTAG